Proteins from one Pagrus major chromosome 1, Pma_NU_1.0 genomic window:
- the LOC141004232 gene encoding uncharacterized protein — protein MALSGGYSSETPSSPRSTSSSSTDITPRRLSDNSWHFKFQIPWQKIPSEIIRKLERGKRPTKSDRLEIIRLIVSEILTMCPTPGKKHISEIARKMTKAYPVAFTDVIEGEVVGSGYDSLTKQMVSRVDNLKRGNTSLSLKRQSISNSEGEDTPTQKKRLDTYGCTNWQPTQLPPDETPESQKHAQEELKKMWRERCCDSKAIENMMRVTFFTQRKDIISGTETSDLIKEWPYLFETTGMKTHFKELTGVDMEDKNIANKCARVISFLKSADKPGKMETIFREMETSSKNAADVNVAVFLPLLLKYFNEEEEQMFYKVDQTTLPSEVDCAGLPSTPCIVVCGNSTLAAENFMLSVDQTIVNGHIRIFSDALLLMFGSYYCMNISYPAAQASTLEFLQRCLFKINPDKGSKVERNATKKQLAVSPKVLTLITKIADYEWRE, from the exons ATGGCCCTTTCTG GTGGTTACAGCTCAGAAACTCCAAGTTCACCACGGTCAACAAGTAGTTCAAGTACAGATATCACACCTCGTCGACTGTCTGACAACAGCTGgcattttaaatttcaaattCCTTGGCAGAAGATTCCATCTGAGATCATCAGAAAGTTGGAAAGGGGAAAGCGGCCAACAAAAAGTGATAGACTTGAAATCATACGGCTCATTGTCAGTGAAATCTTAACCATGTGCCCAACACCTGGGAAGAAACATATCAGTGAGATAGCAAGGAAGATGACAAAGGCCTACCCTGTGGCATTTACTGATGTCATTGAAGGTGAAGTTGTAGGCAGTGGATATGACTCACTCACCAAACAGATGGTCAGCAGAGTGGACAACCTCAAGAGAGGAAACACTTCACTTTCGTTAAAGAGACAAAGTATTAGCAACAGTGAAGGAGAGGATACCCCAACTCAGAAAAAAAGACTAGACACTTATGGGTGTACAAACTGGCAACCAACACAGCTGCCACCTGATGAAACCCCTGAATCTCAGAAACATGCACAAGAAGAGTTAAAGAAAATGTGGAGAGAAAGATGCTGTGACAGCAAAGCCATTGAGAATATGATGAGAGTCACTTTCTTCACTCAGAGAAAGGACATTATCAGTGGGACTGAGACTTCTGACTTGATAAAGGAATGGCCATATCTGTTTGAGACAACTGGCATGAAGACTCATTTTAAAGAGCTTACAGGTGTGGACATGGAAGACAAAAACATAGCAAATAAATGTGCCAGAGTCATTTCATTTCTTAAATCGGCTGACAAGCCAGGGAAGATGGAGACCATCTTCAGGGAAATGGAAAcatcaagcaaaaatgctgCAGATGtgaatgttgctgtgtttcttcCACTACTCCTCAAGTACTtcaatgaagaagaagaacagatgtTCTACAAAGTGGATCAAACAACCCTGCCCTCTGAAGTGGACTGTGCTGGACTTCCAAGTACACCATGTATTGTTGTTTGCG GAAACTCGACTTTGGCGGCAGAGAATTTCATGCTGTCTGTTGACCAGACCATTGTGAATGGCCACATCAGAATCTTCAGTGATGCTCTTTTGCTGATGTTTGGTTCGTACTACTGTATGAACATATCTTACCCAGCAGCCCAAGCATCAACTTTGGAGTTCTTACAGAG gTGCCTCTTCAAGATAAATCCAGACAAGGGATCAAAAGTGGAGCGGAACGCCACCAAAAAACAACTTGCCGTCAGTCCAAAGGTTCTCACACTCATCACCAAAATTGCAGACTACGAGTGGAGGGAATAA
- the psip1a gene encoding PC4 and SFRS1 interacting protein 1a isoform X1: MVQPVDVLRGSGKRASDFRGKELCVFLLGFTFSMARDWKPGDLIFAKMKGYPHWPARIDEVPDGAVKPSNIKFPIFFFGTHETAFLGPKDIFPYQPNKEKYAKPNKRKGFNEGLWEIENNPKVELTAPKPVAPESFTEKDSDSNPEGEEEADDKGIKSKVPGSEAEQENENEEEEEEEEEEEEGSLISEQGPQNQDGSAQKESADVPKPKRGRKKKSDVEQETEKEDAPASPVSPTGAEGPKRRGRKPKSEKLLLLQQQEQQGSGSEMDTAESERKRKRAPEDKSKSGEEEKRKKEEGKGKDAEGKEPETKKKKQSKDDGSSGSDDEEKNKGRKKQQNSEVDKDVRRRKADELKEPNKDDGKKNEEKTGVKKKEISTDLKLQRLHSEIKISLKIDNADVKKCLDALDEIGALQVTTQHLQKHSELIATLKKIRRFKASQDIMDKATMLYNKFKSMFLVGEGDCVLSQVLNKSIAEQRQHEEAKKGALKRVEQAKENNSDKMTNGDTSPEDKKQETEREKLLEDTSVGENHSAPKAQEEST; the protein is encoded by the exons ATGGTACAGCCTGTCGACGTCCTGCGCGGGAGCGGAAAACGTGCATCCGACTTCAGGGGAAAGGAGCTGTGTGTTTTcctg CTCGGTTTTACGTTCAGCATGGCTCGAGATTGGAAACCTGGTGATCTGATCTTTGCCAAGATGAAGGGGTACCCACACTGGCCTGCAAGA ATCGATGAAGTGCCAGACGGCGCTGTGAAGCCATCCAATATCAAGTTCCCCATTTTCTTCTTTGGCACCCATGAAAC TGCATTCCTTGGCCCTAAAGATATCTTTCCGTACCAGCCCAACAAGGAGAAGTACGCCAAGCCCAACAAGAGGAAAGGCTTCAACGAAGGATTATGGGAGATTGAGAACAACCCAAAAGTTGAGCTCACTGCGCCCAAG cCGGTGGCCCCAGAATCTTTCACTGAAAAGGATTCAGACAGCAACccagaaggagaagaggaagcagaTGACAAGGGGATAAAATCTAAA GTTCCAGGAAGTGAGGCTGAGCAGGAGAAtgagaatgaggaggaggaggaggaggaggaggaggaggaggaagggtcTCTGATCTCTGAGCAGGGTCCTCAGAACCAGGAT GGCTCGGCACAGAAAGAATCTGCAGATGTTCCTAAACccaagagagggagaaaaaaaaag AGTGATGTTGAGCAGGAGACTGAGAAAGAAGATGCTCCTGCTAGTCCTGTTAGTCCCACAG GCGCAGAGGGTCCTAAACGAAGAGGCAGGAAGCCGAAAAGTGAGAAGCTACTTTTGCTCCAGCAGCAGGAACAGCAAGGCTCAGGAAGTGAAAT GGACACTGCAGAGTCAGagcgaaagagaaagagggcaCCTGAGGACAAGTCcaagagtggagaggaggagaagagaaagaaggaggagggcAAAGGAAAGGATGCAGAGGGGAAGGAGCCTGaaaccaagaagaagaagcagtcCAAAGATGACGGCTCATCAGGCTCTGACGATGAAGAG aaaaacaaaggcagaaagaaacaacaaaactcAGAAGTGGACAAAGATGTGCGTCGACGGAAAGCAGATGAATTGAAAGA GCCAAACAAAGATGATgggaagaaaaatgaagagaagacaggagtgaagaaaaAGG AAATATCAACTGACTTGAAACTCCAGAGACTGCACAGTGAAATCAAGATTTCACTGAAAATTGACAACGCT GATGTGAAGAAGTGCTTGGATGCATTAGATGAGATTGGTGCACTTCAAGTCACAACCCAGcacctgcagaaacacagtgaaCTCATTGCCACGCTCAAAAAG ATTCGCAGATTCAAAGCCAGCCAGGACATCATGGACAAGGCAACTATGTTGTATAACAAGTTCAAGAGTATGTTTCTGGTCGGAGAAGGTGACTGTGTGCTCAGCCAGGTGCTCAACAAGTCTATAGCTGAACAGCGGCAGCACGAGGAGGCCAAGAAAGGAGCACTGAAGAGAGTGGAGCAAGCCAAGGAAAACAACTCGG
- the psip1a gene encoding PC4 and SFRS1 interacting protein 1a isoform X3, with the protein MVQPVDVLRGSGKRASDFRGKELCVFLLGFTFSMARDWKPGDLIFAKMKGYPHWPARIDEVPDGAVKPSNIKFPIFFFGTHETAFLGPKDIFPYQPNKEKYAKPNKRKGFNEGLWEIENNPKVELTAPKPVAPESFTEKDSDSNPEGEEEADDKGIKSKGSAQKESADVPKPKRGRKKKSDVEQETEKEDAPASPVSPTGAEGPKRRGRKPKSEKLLLLQQQEQQGSGSEMDTAESERKRKRAPEDKSKSGEEEKRKKEEGKGKDAEGKEPETKKKKQSKDDGSSGSDDEEKNKGRKKQQNSEVDKDVRRRKADELKEPNKDDGKKNEEKTGVKKKEISTDLKLQRLHSEIKISLKIDNADVKKCLDALDEIGALQVTTQHLQKHSELIATLKKIRRFKASQDIMDKATMLYNKFKSMFLVGEGDCVLSQVLNKSIAEQRQHEEAKKGALKRVEQAKENNSDKMTNGDTSPEDKKQETEREKLLEDTSVGENHSAPKAQEEST; encoded by the exons ATGGTACAGCCTGTCGACGTCCTGCGCGGGAGCGGAAAACGTGCATCCGACTTCAGGGGAAAGGAGCTGTGTGTTTTcctg CTCGGTTTTACGTTCAGCATGGCTCGAGATTGGAAACCTGGTGATCTGATCTTTGCCAAGATGAAGGGGTACCCACACTGGCCTGCAAGA ATCGATGAAGTGCCAGACGGCGCTGTGAAGCCATCCAATATCAAGTTCCCCATTTTCTTCTTTGGCACCCATGAAAC TGCATTCCTTGGCCCTAAAGATATCTTTCCGTACCAGCCCAACAAGGAGAAGTACGCCAAGCCCAACAAGAGGAAAGGCTTCAACGAAGGATTATGGGAGATTGAGAACAACCCAAAAGTTGAGCTCACTGCGCCCAAG cCGGTGGCCCCAGAATCTTTCACTGAAAAGGATTCAGACAGCAACccagaaggagaagaggaagcagaTGACAAGGGGATAAAATCTAAA GGCTCGGCACAGAAAGAATCTGCAGATGTTCCTAAACccaagagagggagaaaaaaaaag AGTGATGTTGAGCAGGAGACTGAGAAAGAAGATGCTCCTGCTAGTCCTGTTAGTCCCACAG GCGCAGAGGGTCCTAAACGAAGAGGCAGGAAGCCGAAAAGTGAGAAGCTACTTTTGCTCCAGCAGCAGGAACAGCAAGGCTCAGGAAGTGAAAT GGACACTGCAGAGTCAGagcgaaagagaaagagggcaCCTGAGGACAAGTCcaagagtggagaggaggagaagagaaagaaggaggagggcAAAGGAAAGGATGCAGAGGGGAAGGAGCCTGaaaccaagaagaagaagcagtcCAAAGATGACGGCTCATCAGGCTCTGACGATGAAGAG aaaaacaaaggcagaaagaaacaacaaaactcAGAAGTGGACAAAGATGTGCGTCGACGGAAAGCAGATGAATTGAAAGA GCCAAACAAAGATGATgggaagaaaaatgaagagaagacaggagtgaagaaaaAGG AAATATCAACTGACTTGAAACTCCAGAGACTGCACAGTGAAATCAAGATTTCACTGAAAATTGACAACGCT GATGTGAAGAAGTGCTTGGATGCATTAGATGAGATTGGTGCACTTCAAGTCACAACCCAGcacctgcagaaacacagtgaaCTCATTGCCACGCTCAAAAAG ATTCGCAGATTCAAAGCCAGCCAGGACATCATGGACAAGGCAACTATGTTGTATAACAAGTTCAAGAGTATGTTTCTGGTCGGAGAAGGTGACTGTGTGCTCAGCCAGGTGCTCAACAAGTCTATAGCTGAACAGCGGCAGCACGAGGAGGCCAAGAAAGGAGCACTGAAGAGAGTGGAGCAAGCCAAGGAAAACAACTCGG
- the psip1a gene encoding PC4 and SFRS1 interacting protein 1a isoform X2, translating into MARDWKPGDLIFAKMKGYPHWPARIDEVPDGAVKPSNIKFPIFFFGTHETAFLGPKDIFPYQPNKEKYAKPNKRKGFNEGLWEIENNPKVELTAPKPVAPESFTEKDSDSNPEGEEEADDKGIKSKVPGSEAEQENENEEEEEEEEEEEEGSLISEQGPQNQDGSAQKESADVPKPKRGRKKKSDVEQETEKEDAPASPVSPTGAEGPKRRGRKPKSEKLLLLQQQEQQGSGSEMDTAESERKRKRAPEDKSKSGEEEKRKKEEGKGKDAEGKEPETKKKKQSKDDGSSGSDDEEKNKGRKKQQNSEVDKDVRRRKADELKEPNKDDGKKNEEKTGVKKKEISTDLKLQRLHSEIKISLKIDNADVKKCLDALDEIGALQVTTQHLQKHSELIATLKKIRRFKASQDIMDKATMLYNKFKSMFLVGEGDCVLSQVLNKSIAEQRQHEEAKKGALKRVEQAKENNSDKMTNGDTSPEDKKQETEREKLLEDTSVGENHSAPKAQEEST; encoded by the exons ATGGCTCGAGATTGGAAACCTGGTGATCTGATCTTTGCCAAGATGAAGGGGTACCCACACTGGCCTGCAAGA ATCGATGAAGTGCCAGACGGCGCTGTGAAGCCATCCAATATCAAGTTCCCCATTTTCTTCTTTGGCACCCATGAAAC TGCATTCCTTGGCCCTAAAGATATCTTTCCGTACCAGCCCAACAAGGAGAAGTACGCCAAGCCCAACAAGAGGAAAGGCTTCAACGAAGGATTATGGGAGATTGAGAACAACCCAAAAGTTGAGCTCACTGCGCCCAAG cCGGTGGCCCCAGAATCTTTCACTGAAAAGGATTCAGACAGCAACccagaaggagaagaggaagcagaTGACAAGGGGATAAAATCTAAA GTTCCAGGAAGTGAGGCTGAGCAGGAGAAtgagaatgaggaggaggaggaggaggaggaggaggaggaggaagggtcTCTGATCTCTGAGCAGGGTCCTCAGAACCAGGAT GGCTCGGCACAGAAAGAATCTGCAGATGTTCCTAAACccaagagagggagaaaaaaaaag AGTGATGTTGAGCAGGAGACTGAGAAAGAAGATGCTCCTGCTAGTCCTGTTAGTCCCACAG GCGCAGAGGGTCCTAAACGAAGAGGCAGGAAGCCGAAAAGTGAGAAGCTACTTTTGCTCCAGCAGCAGGAACAGCAAGGCTCAGGAAGTGAAAT GGACACTGCAGAGTCAGagcgaaagagaaagagggcaCCTGAGGACAAGTCcaagagtggagaggaggagaagagaaagaaggaggagggcAAAGGAAAGGATGCAGAGGGGAAGGAGCCTGaaaccaagaagaagaagcagtcCAAAGATGACGGCTCATCAGGCTCTGACGATGAAGAG aaaaacaaaggcagaaagaaacaacaaaactcAGAAGTGGACAAAGATGTGCGTCGACGGAAAGCAGATGAATTGAAAGA GCCAAACAAAGATGATgggaagaaaaatgaagagaagacaggagtgaagaaaaAGG AAATATCAACTGACTTGAAACTCCAGAGACTGCACAGTGAAATCAAGATTTCACTGAAAATTGACAACGCT GATGTGAAGAAGTGCTTGGATGCATTAGATGAGATTGGTGCACTTCAAGTCACAACCCAGcacctgcagaaacacagtgaaCTCATTGCCACGCTCAAAAAG ATTCGCAGATTCAAAGCCAGCCAGGACATCATGGACAAGGCAACTATGTTGTATAACAAGTTCAAGAGTATGTTTCTGGTCGGAGAAGGTGACTGTGTGCTCAGCCAGGTGCTCAACAAGTCTATAGCTGAACAGCGGCAGCACGAGGAGGCCAAGAAAGGAGCACTGAAGAGAGTGGAGCAAGCCAAGGAAAACAACTCGG